ATGCCCATAACACCTGCAAGTGCAGGCGGCGCCGGAATCGGAAGCTTGAAGAGTGCAAAGATAAAACCGACTGCAAAGCCTGTAATTAATGATAAAATGATGATTTTCATGGTTACCTCCTTGATTAGACAATCTACTGTTATATTCACCAAAAAATTTGCTTTAATTTTTTCGCGGAAATACCATCTTTATTTTTACGGAAAATGGGATGACAGTCATTAAAAAAGCTCCCGTATTTGTACGAGAGCCTTTATTGAGCTTTGCTTTACATTTTTTCAGGTGCGGAAACTCCGATCAAAGCAAGGGCATTTTTCAACGTAATCTGAACTGCTTTGACAAGTGCAAGGCGCGCTTTTGTTGTCGTTTCATTTTCCGTATCAAGTACTTTTTC
The window above is part of the Bacillus methanolicus genome. Proteins encoded here:
- a CDS encoding XapX domain-containing protein, which translates into the protein MKIIILSLITGFAVGFIFALFKLPIPAPPALAGVMGIIGIYLGFKAFELITPWLGNFIK